A window of the Trichoderma asperellum chromosome 4, complete sequence genome harbors these coding sequences:
- a CDS encoding uncharacterized protein (EggNog:ENOG41~TransMembrane:1 (i7-32o)) has product MEMGSGLIWNAACVLGSGICLLLLSIVSIALYRLFFHPLARVPGPKLAAISNIWHAYHARNGGMFELACTLHQKYGEVVRVGPDELWFNSMEAFDKIYSSTKGFEKSDFYLATSLILPKIDCFLRPHFVDSLDLLSERDMKRYRLQRRLIGRVYQTSNVIKFEAAVDGVINQVITRLKALDGAELDLKEWMHIIAVECLGASVLSWAPGLLKTGTDWGSSGHSYLAWRRKSVMGLFPTLTKLTMGTNLFEWVFRDVWNLKFPAPPNFRSFFPDVGKRISRRIKSALNPNAGKDRRIDLMADLIQLHKDKPEFTEVYLRKMGMTNFGAGHDTMASTLTAIFTMIGTHDDVQKKVTEEIRSAKNPLSYAGAVQLQYTRAASREAMRLHPALTMSLSRRVPDNGLHMHGHFIPGGTTVGCNPAALHRNADIVTGSNPEAYDPDRWLGGDPLDVRPMERYSLNWGGGPRTCPGKNLAEMVVYKVVSALFEQFDVEVVAPLQIGQPSYYMSMITGAKARFLPVPPPMAGEISKRTG; this is encoded by the exons ATGGAAATGGGATCCGGGTTAATATGGAATGCCGCTTGCGTTCTAGGCTCTGGCAtttgtttgctgctgctaagcaTCGTATCAATTGCCTTGTATaggctcttcttccatccaCTTGCACGAGTTCCAGGCCCAAAGCTCGCTGCTATTTCTAATATATGGCATGCATATCACGCTCGAAATGGTGGCATGTTCGAATTGGCATGCACACTGCACCAAAAGTATGGAGAAGTAGTGCGGGTTGGCCCCGATGAACTTTGGTTCAACAGCATGGAGGCCTTTGACAAGATCTACA GTAGCACCAAAGGATTTGAAAAGAGTGATTTCTACT TGGCAACCAGCCTAATCCTGCCAAAAATAGATTGCTTCTTGCGTCCTCATTTTGTCGATAGCTTAGATCTACTCTCCGAAAGGGACATGAAGCGCTATCGACTCCAGAGACGGTTGATTGGGAGAGTCTACCAAACATCCAATGTGATCAAGTTTGAAGCGGCAGTCGACGGTGTTATTAACCAAGTGATTACGCGACTGAAAGCCTTGGACGGCGCCGAGTTAGACCTGAAAGAATGGATGCACATCATCGCGGTTGAGTGTCTTGGAGCTTCCGTTTTGTCTTGGGCTCCGGGATTGCTTAAAACCGGAACTGACTGGGGATCAAGCGGCCACAGTTATCTTgcttggagaaggaagagtgTTATGGGCCTATTCCCGACCTTGACTAAATTGACGATGGGTACAAATTTGTTCGAATGGGTATTCAGAGATGTCTGGAACTTGAAGTTCCCTGCTCCACCAAACTTCAGATCATTCTTTCCT GACGTGGGAAAGCGTATATCGCGGAGAATCAAATCTGCTTTAAACCCAAATGCCGGTAAAGATCGCCGGATAGATCTAATGGCAGACCTCATTCAACTCCACAAAGATAAACCTGAATTCACGGAAGTTTACCTTAGGAAAATGGGAATGACCAATTTTGGCGCGGGACATGACACAATGGCTTCAACTTTGACAGCCATTTTCACAATGATTGGAACACACGACGACGtccaaaaaaaagtaacgGAAGAAATTCGAAGCGCCAAGAATCCTTTATCATATGCGGGCGCTGTTCAGCTGCAGTATACGCGCGCAGCTTCAAGAGAGGCCATGCGACTTCATCCCGCCTTGACCATGTCGCTTTCTCGCCGAGTTCCTGATAACGGTTTGCATATGCATGGGCACTTCATCCCGGGAGGCACGACAGTCGGGTGTAACCCAGCGGCGCTGCATCGGAATGCAGACATTGTGACGGGCTCAAACCCAGAGGCCTACGACCCGGATCGATGGCTCGGTGGCGACCCTCTTGACGTGCGCCCTATGGAACGATACAGCCTTAATTGGGGTGGCGGCCCAAGGACTTGTCCAGGCAAGAACTTGGCCGAGATGGTGGTGTACAAAGTTGTATCAGCCCTATTCGAACAATTCGATGTCGAGGTGGTAGCACCATTGCAGATTGGGCAGCCATCGTACTACATGTCGATGATCACAGGCGCAAAGGCCCGATTCTTGCCTGTGCCCCCACCGATGGCCGGGGAAATCTCTAAAAGAACTGGTTAA